In Haliaeetus albicilla chromosome 2, bHalAlb1.1, whole genome shotgun sequence, a single genomic region encodes these proteins:
- the LOC138688527 gene encoding basic proline-rich protein-like, translating into MLPGPWGSAAARSAPPGPGEGGGARGGEGGPAPRGVPLPLSQGRRRRGGCGGGARPGPARPRARLSPGMPGGRAGVKAGPSPARCPPVPDPARPVPVPVPVPVPVPVPVPVPVPPPPPPGSTRSSQCSRSSSPGPGPGPSPSPSPSSSPSPSPVPAGPPRRALSQVLKLAPDPARPRCRGCDRRDPTCSARPGPAQPSPAQLGPARPSQALPNPAQLGRSEPRAAAGAPTAAPRGTRMGRGRAGAGCGDGQGPTLGGRVPAFPPPSGKGSQSSQRSAVTDRRAPPPARMGALWGGARSRLGGGEKSGERGGNPRPPPQGGGDRDPPTPRREESRGRSRCPLPSPSPTCAPAMGGSLERVPRGATRQCAPPWGVPAAPPPRPALPPAPPAVPARLAAPRPPLPPAAGRNRRQPGPGAVSRRLRGPRAGPPPAGEPLPDPQPGPRGTPHPKTGPAPPEHPGPAAPGSLSPAAPPPPGTRGPRPNLPRDPCPTLGVTAGPPNPADSSGDPPHSTLSPQGNPLLPVPPPPGRVPGAQPPLGMPSPGVPGEQPGTSMAGTGWGAVALWGEGCRGNQGLASDIRPTARGQGDGAGLGPPQGTQPPDANVGPCKGGTLPHGAPRDLYPAGGAAGVGGSWPQQTPADGPSHPPAPHRRAMGLGAGGERTPVGQQLGEVGGSHGRAGGLWPCRVSRSHAGGPVTVLGVL; encoded by the exons ATGCTGCCCGGCCCATGgggcagcgccgccgcccgctccgctccgccggGCCCCGGGGAAggcgggggggcgcgggggggggaaggcggccCCGCGCCGCGGGGGGTCCCGCTGCCCTTGAGCCAAGGAcggcgccggcggggcggctgcggcgggggggcgcggcccggcccggcgcggccccgggcccggctcAGCCCCGGGATGCCGGGCGGGCGCGCAGGGGTTAAGGCTGGGCCCTCCCCCGCCCGGTGCCCGCCGGTCCCGGACCCTGCCcgcccggtgccggtgccggtgccggtgccggtgccggtgccggtgccggtgccggtgccggtgcccccccctccgccccccggCTCTACCCGCTCG TCCCAGTGCAGTCGCAGTTCcagtcccggtcccggtcccggccccagtcccagtcccagtcccagttccagtcccagtcccagtcCAGTCCCagccgggccgccccgccgggctcTGTCCCAGGTGCTGAAACTGGCGCCggacccggcccggccccgctgccggggCTGCGACCGCCGGGACCCGACCtgctcggcccggcccggcccggcccagcccagcccagcccagcttggcccggcccggcccagtCAAGCCCTGCCCAACCCGGCCCAGCTTGGCCGATCCGAGCCCCGGGCGGCTGCCGGAGCCCCCACGGCCGCCCCGCGGGGGACACGCATGGggaggggcagggcaggggcggGCTGCGGGGACGGGCAGGGGCCGAcccttggg GGCCGAGTccccgccttcccccccccctcggGGAAGGGCAGCCAATCGTCTCAGCGCTCTGCGGTGACGGACAGGCGTGCCCCGCCCCCGGCGAGGATGGGGGCGCTGTGGGGGGGGGCACGGAGCCGGCTGGGGGGCGGGGAAAAGtccggggagcgggggggcaACCCGCgacccccaccccagggagggggggacCGGGACCCCCCCACTCCGCGCCGGGAGGAGTCGCGGGGCCGGAGCCGCTGCCCCTTACCCAGCCCGTCCCCCACCTGTGCCCCCGCCATGGGGGGGTCCCTGGAGCGGGTCCCTCGGGGGGCCACGAGGCAGTGTGCCCCCCCTTGGGGGGTCCCTGcggcaccccccccccgccctgctctgccccccgccccgcccgcggTGCCCGCCCGGCtcgccgccccccggcccccgcttccccccgccgCAGGAAGGAACCGCCGGCAGCCGGGGCCGGGCGCGGTTTCCCGTCGACTGCGGGGGCCGCGGGctgggcccccccccgccggcgaACCGCTGCCGGACCCCCAGCCAGGGCCCCGGGGGACCCCGCACCCCAAGACAGGTCCCGCACCCCCAGAGCATCCCGGTCCCGCTGCCCCGGGGTCCCTGTCACCagctgcaccccccccccccggtacccGGGGTCCCCGTCCCAACCTCCCCCGGGACCCCTGCCCCACTCTGGGCGTCACCGCGGGACCCCCCAACCCCGCCGATAGCTCGGGTGACCCCCCCCATTCCACCCTGTCTCCCCAGGGTAACCCCCTTCtgcccgtgcccccccccccagggaggGTCCCAGGGGCACAGCCCCCCCTCGGGATGCCCAGCCCGGGGGTCCCAGGGGAGCAGCCTGGCACATCAATGGCAGGAACTGGGTGGGGAGCAGTGGCCCTGTGGGGGGAGGGGTGCCGGGGAAACCAGGGGCTCGCTTCGGACATCCGCCCCACAGCCCGCGGGCAGGGAGACGGGGCGGGTCTGGGACCCCCACAGGGCACCCAACCTCCTGACGCAAACGTGGGACCCTGCAAGGGGGGCACACTCCCCCATGGCGCCCCGAGGGACCTGTACCCAGCAGGAGGGGCAGCAGGAGTGGGGGGCAGCTGGCCCCAGCAGACCCCAGCCGACGGTCCCTcacacccccctgccccgcaCCGGcgtgccatggggctgggggccgggggggagcgGACCCCCgtggggcagcagctgggggaggtgggagggtCCCATGGCCGTGCTGGGGGGCTGTGGCCATGCCGGGTGTCCCGTAGCCACGCTGGGGGCCCCGTGACCGTGCTGGGGGTCCTGTGA